The following coding sequences are from one Panicum hallii strain FIL2 chromosome 5, PHallii_v3.1, whole genome shotgun sequence window:
- the LOC112895092 gene encoding uncharacterized protein LOC112895092, with product MFMQIQSKYGGSSKVMLRNQSVAETTFGKMSGLIGSFITFPKKDESREPLRRQTSNMDLRARGSDGSTSMPSLRKNASVSSDMSDLASQCSGHSVRRTSSWCFDEKVLIQSLYKEPITDRLGEAHDYLHRCIHVK from the exons ATGTTTATGCAGATCCAAAGCAAATACGGGGGCTCCAGTAAAGTCATG CTCCGTAATCAGTCAGTAGCTGAGACCACGTTCGGGAAGATGTCTGGTCTCATTGGATCATTTATAACATTTCCTAAGAAGGATGAGTCTAGAG AACCGTTGCGTCGGCAGACAAGCAACATGGATTTAAGAGCAAG AGGCTCTGATGGTTCTACCAGTATGCCTTCACTTAGGAAAAACGCCTCTGTATCATCCGACATGAGCGATCTTGCCTCACAATGTTCAGGACATTCAG TGAGGCGAACCAGCAGCTGGTGTTTCGATGAGAAAGTTCTGATACAGTCACTCTACAAG GAGCCTATTACTGACAGACTTGGTGAAGCTCATGATTACTTACACAGGTGCATACACGTGAAATGA